The following is a genomic window from Citrifermentans bemidjiense Bem.
CCAGCTTGGTGAAGAGAAGCTTCGTAATCGGCAGCGTCCCGAAGGTCGCTATGATCTCGTCGATCTCGCGGGTCCTGGTGGTGGCGGAGAGGCAGAGGTAGACGTCGATGCCGTTATGCGCCTCCAGGTAACCTTTCAGCTCGTCCAGCCGCTCGGTATCCTTGGGGCTCCTGCCGGCGGTGTCGATCATGATCAGGTCCTTGTCCGAGTGCCTGGCAAGCGCCTTGCCGAGCTCCTGCGAGTTGCCGGCCACCTCCAGCGGCAGGTCCATGATCTTCGCGTAGGTCTTGAGCTGCTCCACCGCACCCACCCTGAAGTTGTCCATGGTCACCATGGCGACCGAGACCCGGCGGTTCAAGGCGTAGAGGGCGGCGATCTTGGCGATGGTCGTGGTCTTCCCCACCCCCGTCGGGCCCACTACCGCGACGATGCGCGGGCCGGTCTTCTTGATGCGCAGAGATCCGGAGCACTTGATCATCCCGGCCAAAGCCTCGGCCATGAGATTTCTCAGTTCGCCGATGCCGGCACCGCCGCGGGCGGCGGGCCTGATCGCCTCCATGAGGAGTTCGATCGCCTCGGGGCCTACATCCTCCCCCTGCAGCTCGGCGGCAAGCGCGTCGAGCAGGAGCTCACCCTGGCTGGCACGCACGCTCTGCTTCGCCTCCCGGACCTCCTCTACCAGTGTGGTCTCTTTTACCGGCGGCAGGGACGGGACGCTCAGCACCTCGAGCTGCTGCTGCAGTTGGGCCGCCATGCTCTTCGTTTGGGTGGTTTCAGAAGCGGCGCCGCCACCGGCTAAGGGGAAGCTGACCAGCCTGGGCTCTTTTTCCTTACCCGAGACGGCGCTGTACAGGAGCTTCTTGATCTCCTCGAGCTCCTCCTTGGCGAAGGTCCTGGGGGCCGGGGCTTCGGCGCCCTGCTCGGTTGCCGGCTGCATCGGCTGCAACGGCTCTCGCGGCGCCGCGGCCTCTTTTTTCGAAAGCGCTTCGAGACGCTGCTTCAGCTCGCGCACCTCCCGAGCCAGCGGTCCCAGCATGGAGTTCTGGAACTCCTCGCGGGTGGAGAGTTCGCGCTCGGGCGGCGCCGGGGGAGCCTCCTCGCGGTAGGGGTTGTGACGCGGCTGGGGCTGTCTCGGCTCCAGCGCCGCGGTCACCTCGTAGTACGGCTTGGAGAAAAAGCCAAGGAACCCCTTTTTCCGCTCTTTCTTCGAAGAGAGGATCATGGCGTCCAGCCCCATCTCGGCCTTCACCATCCGTAAAGCCTCCGACATCTCGCCTGCCTGAAAGGTTTTAACTAGCATTGAGCACCACCACGCCTAAAGATTGGATTTTTATATTCGGCGGGATCTCGTTGTGCGAGATGACCGCCAGGTTGGGCATGTAACGTTCGGTAAGCTTCTTCACGTGGCGCCGTATGCTGGGGGACGCCATCAGGACCGGCAGGACGCCGGTGGCGTCGAACTGCTCGGCGTTTCTCCGGATGGCGGCCAGGATGCGCTGCGCCACCCCCGGCTCGATGGCCAGGTAGCTCCCCTGCTCCGAAAGCTGCACCGCGTCGGCTATGGTCTCCTCCACCTCGCGGTCCATGGTGAGGACGCAGAGCGTGTCGTCCTCCCGCTTGTACTGCTCCACTATGTAGCGTCCCAGGCTCTGGCGCACGAACTCGGTGAGCATGTCCGGGTCCTTGGTCACGCCGCCGAAGTCGGCCAGCGTCTCCAGGATGGAGCGCAGGTCCCTGATGGAGACGTTTTCCTTCAAAAGGTTCTTGACCACGCGCAGCACCGTTCCCAGGGAGAGGAGCGACGGCACCAGTTCCTCCACCACCTTCGGGAGCGTGGCGGCGATGCTGTCCAGAAGCTGCTGCAGCTCCTGGCGCCCCACCAGTTCGTGGGCGTGCTTCTTGATGGTCTCGCTGATGTGGGTGGCGAGGATGGTGGTGTTGTCCACGACCGTGTAGCCGGAGACCTGCGCCCTCTCCCGCTCTTTCCCCTTGATCCACACGGCGGGAAGCCCGAATACCGGCTCGGTGGTCTTGATCCCCTCGAGCTGGCCGGTAGCGCCGCCGGAGTCCATGGCGAGGTACTGGCCGGCGAGCTCCCCCCCTCCCACCTTGGCGCCGTTGATCAGGAGGTTGTACTCGTACGGCTTCAGCTGCAGGTTGTCGTGGATATGGATGGGGGGAACGATGAACCCCATGCGGTCCGCCACCTGCTTCCTGATGGAGCGGATCCGGTCCAAAAGCTCCCCCTGCTGGCTTGCGTCCACCATGGGGACCAGGCCGTAGCCTACCTCCAGTTCCAGCATGTCCAAAGGCCTGATGGAGCTGATCTGGTCCAGATCCTCCGCCCCCGCCTGGGTCTCTACGACATCCTCGATCTCCGCCTTCTTCTCCACCGCCATCTTGCTCACCAGGTAGGCGACGCCGGAGAGGAGGAAGAAGGCGAAATGCGGCAGCCCCGGGATCAGGGCGAAGACGAAAAGAACACCGGAGGCCACCTGGAACGCCTTCGGGTAGTTGAGGAGCTGTCCTGCGATCTCGTGGCCGAAGTTGTTCTCGTCGGCCGAGCGGGTAACGATGACGCCGGCCGCGGTGGAGATGATCAGCGCCGGGACCTGGGCCACGAGCCCCTCGCCGATGGTGAGGAGCGTGTAGTTGGTGAGCGCCTGGTCCAGCGCCATCCCCTTTTGCCAGACGCCGATGATGAAGCCGCCGATGATGTTGACGAGGACGATCATGATGCCGGCGACGGCGTCCCCGCGCACGAACTTGCTGGCACCGTCCATGGAGCCGTAGAAGTCCGCCTCGCGCGCGATCTTCTTGCGCCGCTCCTTCGCCTCCTTGTCGGTCAGAAGGCCGTTGGAGAGGTCGGCGTCGATGGCCATCTGCTTGCCGGGCATGGCGTCCAGGGTGAACCTGGCGGCGACCTCGGCGACGCGCCCGGCGCCCTTGGTGATGACCACGAAGTTGATGATGACGAGGATCAGGAAGATGACGGCGCCGACCACGTAGTTGCCGCCGACCACGAACTGCCCGAAGGCCTTGATGACGCCGCCCGCCGCCTCGACCCCTTCGCTGCCGTGCAAAAGGATGAGCCGGGTGGAGGCGATGTTCAGGGCCAACCGGAAGAGCGTGGTGACCAGCAGGATGGACGGAAACACAGAGAAGTCGAGCGGTTGGATCGTGTAGAGGCAGACCAGCAGGATGACGAGAGCGATGGTGATGTTGGCCGCGAGGAAGACGTCCAGCATGAATGCCGGTACCGGGATGATCATCAGGGACAGTATCCCGATCAGGGCCACCGCCATGTAGATATCCGAATTTTTCTTGGGTCCTGGTAGCGCCAGGGCGTCGGTCGCGCCGTTTGCCATTCGTTGCATCCTTTGCCTGTTTAATGGAGGGGTACCTCCGGGCAAGGGACACTGTGCAACCGGTATGCCATAGGCGGGAAATGCGGTGATAAGAGTGCGGAATTGGAAAATCCCTAGTAAATACGGCACTTGAAGGCCCGAGGCCGCCTTTTTCCTTGATGCGGTCCGCCATGTACCGCCGTCATTTTTGGCTACGGGCGGCAGTCAACTTTTTGACCGGAGTTTTTTGCGAGGGGGCGCGAGGTTAGACGTGGCGGGCGGCCAGAGAGTGCTGCGGGTCGGTCTTGTCCGAGACCTTTTCCTGGATGTAGCGGGCCAGCCCGTCCAGGTCGGCGAAGACGAACGCGTGGTTCATCCCCAAGAGCTTCAGCTCCTGGGCGAGGAAGGTGCGGTTTTGGAAGGGGATCCGGTACTTGCGGATGTGCTCCTTTTCCGAGAGCTGCAGCTCCAGCGATTTCCAGGGATCCTTCAACACGGAGAAGACACCGCTTTGGGCCTTGATGCGGGAGGCGATGACCGGGGCCGAGAAGAAGCAGGTTCCGGCCTCGAAAGGGCTCGTCTTCTCGTCTATCTCGGAGAGGCCGTACATGGTGTGGGCAATGTAGAAGGCGGCGCCGCCGCAATATTCCGGGTGGGAGAGCTGGTCCTTCTTTAGGTCGAGGTCGGCGTAGGGGTCGGCGACGGCGAAGTACAGGGCGATGAGGGGGTTCACCGACCAGTCGAGGAGCCTGGTGGGGAGGCCGTGGTGCTGGGCTAAGGCCAGCCATTCCCATTCCGTCGCCGGCTGCACCTCCACCATGTGCCGTCCCGATTTCTTGAATTCCTGCAGCGCCTCGTACTCCCCATAGATGTCCGCGGGCATGCGCCGGTCGGTCTTGCCGCCGCGGGCCGGGGGCTCCTTGGTGAGGCGCCCTATCTTCGGGATGAGGGAATAGAAGTCCCGGCTTTCCCCCCTGAAGAAGTTCCAGGAGCCGGGGTTGGTCTTTTTGATCAGCCTGCGGAACTCCTCGAAGGATCTGATTTCGCCCGAAATTTCCATGGCTCCCCTGGTGGCAAAGGTAAAGTCGACCGCAAACACAGGGAAGAGTTAAGCATATTTAACCGGAAAGGGCTAGGGGCTGAAGGCAGGGGCAGGGGACTAGGGGCAGGGGAACCAAAATAATAAAAGGAAGCAGTCCCCCCTCCCCCTGCGGGAGGGGGTCAAGGGGTGGGGGTAGGTGCCACGTCCGATGTTATGGCCAATTCACCCACCCCCCTGCCCCCTCCCGTCAAGGGAGGGGGAGAACAAAGGCGGGAGGTTTTCGCTTAATCTGCCCCCCTGCCGGGTCCCCCTTCTCTTCAGCTCGTTGTCGATGCAGTTAAGCACCTCGAACTTGGCCAGGGACCAGAGGGGGGCAATCAGGTCGCGCCGGTTCCCGTCGCCGGTCAGCCGCTGCACCACGATGCGCGGATCGAGCCGCTCCAGAAAATCGCAGACGAGCCCCACGTAGCTGTCCCGATCCAAAATCGTGACCTCCCCACCCTCGTACTGCTCGGCCAGGCGGGTGCCGCGCATGACGTGCAGCAGGTGGACCTTGACGCCGTCCACCCCTTGCCGGTTCAGGTACTCGGCGCAGGAGAGCATCTCCTCCCGGCTCTCCCCCGGCAGCCCCAGGATGACGTGGGCGCAGACCCGGATGCCGCGCTCCCGGCACCCCTTGAGCGCGCTCTCGAAGGAGGCGCGGTCGTGCCCGCGCCCTATGGCGGCGAGGGTGCGGTCCAGGTGGGACTGCAGCCCCAGCTCCAACCAGAAGTAGGTGCGCCGGGCGTAAGAGGCGAGGAGGTCGAGGGTAGCTTCGGGGAGGCAGTCGGGGCGGGTGCCGACGATGAGACCGACCACGTCCGGGACGCTCAAAGCCTCGTCGTAAAGCGCCTTCAGCCGCTCGACCGGTGCGTAGGTGTTCGAGTAGGACTGGAAGTAGGCGATGAAGCGGGCCGCCTTGTACTTGCGGACCATCACCTCCTTGGCGTGTTCGAGCTGCTGGGCGACGCCGGCCTCCTGCAGGATGCCGTAGGAACCAGACCCCTTGCCGCCGCAGAAGATGCACCCCTGCGTCCCGACCTTCCCGTCGCGGTTGGGGCAGGTGAACCCGGCGTCGACCGACAGCCTCTGCACCTTGCAGCCGAATACCCTTTTCAGCTCATCGGAAAATGCGTTGTAGCGCGACATGAAATCTCCTCGGTGTCTCTTCTAACATATCTGCAGGGGATTGGGAAAGGGAGAGCTTCCCTCCCCCCTTTTCGGTTGCCTCCCCAGGGCAAAGCCTGTATCTTCGACCGGTCATGCAAAAGTCTTTCTCCGATCAGGCCATCCAGCAGCTCCGCAGCGCAATCGACGAGGCAAACGGCAACGAAGTCTTCTTCCTTGGGCGGACCGACGAGGCGCGCATCGTCGTTGAGGTCGAGCCCCTGGCGCGCGGCAACCGCGACGCGGTACCCGCCATCATGATCGCCTGCTCCTTCGGCGACGTGGTGATCCACAACCACCCATCAGGCAACCTCACCCCCTCCCAGCCCGACATCGAGATCGCGTCGCTCTTGGGAAACCAGGGGGTGGGCTTTTACATCGTCAACAACCAGGCCGACCGCTGCAATCAGGTCGTCGCCCCCTTCTCCCGCAAGGTGGTGGAATCGCTCTCCTACCCGGAGATCGAGCGGTTCTACGCGCCGGACGGGGTGCTGTCGCAGGCGCTCCCCGGCTACGAGCACCGCCCCGAGCAGACCCGGATGGCGCTAAACCTCTCCGAGGCGTTCAACGACGAGAAGGTCGCCGTGGTCGAGGCGGGGACCGGGACGGGAAAGTCGCTCGCCTATCTCCTTCCGGCGGCGCTTTGGTCGGTGCGCAACAAGGAACGGGTGGTGGTATCCACCAACACCATCAACCTCCAGGAGCAGCTGATCCAGAAGGACATCCCCTTCCTGCAGCAGCACGCCCAGATCAAGTTCCGCGCCGTCCTGGTGAAAGGACGCGGCAACTACCTCTGCCTCAGAAAACTCCACGTGAACGCCGCCGACGCCTCGCTTTTCAAGGACGAGACCGCGCGCGAGCTCGACGCCATCGTCTCCTGGAGCAAGAAGACCGACGACGGCTGCCGCTCGGACCTGGCCTTCATACCGAAGGATGAGGTCTGGGAGGAGCTTTGCTGCGAGTCGGATCAGTGCGGCCGGGTGAGGTGCCCCGATTACGCCCGCTGCTTCTTCTACAAGGCCAGGCGTGAGGCTGCCGGCGCCGACCTCCTGGTGGTGAACCACGCCCTGCTTTTGGCCGACCTTTCCGTGCGTCAGGAAACAGGCTACGACGCAACCGCCATCCTCCCCCCGTTCCATCGGCTCATCTTCGACGAGGGGCACCACCTTGAGGATGTTGCCACCAACTTCCTCTCCAGCCAGGTCTCGCGCCTGGGGCTCGTCAAGCTCCTGGGGAAACTGCAACACCCCAAAAAGGCGCACCGCGGCATCCTGCCGCAGCTCTCTTCCCTCCTTTCGTCCGCCGTCCCGGATGACCAGGACGACATCTACCTGGAGATCGCCGAGGTCCTCGAGGACCGGCTGATCCCGAGGAGGGTGTCCGTACTCGACGCGGTGACCCGGGGGATGGATGTAATCGGCGAGTCCCTGTTCCAAAAACTCAAGAAGGAGGCGGGCGAACAAAAGCTGCGGGTAACCCCCGCCTTGTACGGGACGCCGCTTTGGCAGGAGGTGACCGAACAGGTCGAGATCATGTGCCAGGCGCTCTCCGAGTACGCGCTCGCCATGCAGACCTTCCTGAAGCAATGCGAGAAGCTCTCCGACAAGGTGCTGGAGAAGCTCGCCGGGCCGCTCACCGACCTTCGGGGGGTGAAGGGGCGGGTGGAATGCGCGGTCGACGCGCTCCGCTTCTTTACCGCGCGCGAAGAGGAGCACTGCCGCTGGTTCGAGCTGAGGAAAGGCCCCCTGGTAAAGCTCTGCTGCTCGCCGCTGGAAGTGGCCGAATCGATCAAGAAAGCGATCCTGGACCGCTTCAAGACCGTGGTGCTCACCTCGGCCACGCTCGCGGTGGGGGAAAAGTTCGACTTCTTGAAGCGCAGGACGGGGATCGAGCTCCTTCCCAAGGAGCGCGTCAGCACGCTGCTTCTCCCCTCACCCTTCGACTACGCCCGGCAGGCGCTGGTCGGCGCCCCCTCGGACATGCCCGAGCCGACCTCGCCCCTTTTCGAGGGAAGGCTTTGCGAGCTCCTTTTGAAGGCGCTCAAGATCTCGCAGGGGCGCGCCTTCGTTCTTTTCACCTCGTACGATCTGTTGATCCGGGTCTTCAACCGCCTGGCGAAGCCACTCAAGGCCGCGGGGCTCACCCCGATGCGCCAGGGAGAGACCAACCGCCACATGCTTCTGTCCAACTACCGCAGCGCGGTCAACCCGGTCCTTTTCGGCACCGATTCCTTCTGGGAAGGGGTGGACGTGCAGGGGCGTGGGCTGGAGCTGGTGGTCATCACCCGGCTTCCCTTCCGGGTTCCGACCGAGCCGATCCTGGAGGCGAGGAGCGAGCACATCGCGGCGCTGGGGGGAGATCCCTTCATGAGCTACACGGTCCCCCAGGCGGTGATCAAGTTCAAGCAGGGGTTCGGGAGGCTGATCAGGAGCAAAGAGGACCGGGGTGCCGTGCTGATACTCGACTCGCGGGTCTTGACCAAGAACTACGGGAAGATCTTCCTGACTGCACTGCACGGTGTCGAGGTGGTGCGGGGGGAAGAGGCGATGCTCTGCGAGAAGCTGAAAGGGTTCTTCGGAAAACCTTAGAAAGGCGGAACACAGAGGTCTCGAAGGTCCACGGAGGTCACAGAGGTTTTTCGTGGAAAAGCAAAGGCACTCACCACAGAGGTACACAGAGGAATCACAGAGGAAGGCAAAAAACTAAAGCCTTTGGTTTACCCCAAAAAAGCTTTGTGATTTTCCTGCCTTTGGTTTTCCTCTGTGATCCTCTGTGGTGAAAGCCTTTTGGTTTTGCTTCTTGGTTCATGGTTGTACCCCGCGGGCGACGGTTACGGCGGCTACCGCCGAGACTTCCGCCCGCAAGAGTGCGTCGACGCAGGCCCGCATGGTGCTCCCGGTGGTGAGGACGTCATCCACCAGCAAGACCCGCTTTCCTTCCAGACGCCGTGCCTCCCGCACCACAAAAGCCCCTTTCACGTTCACCACCCTCTTCGTCGCGTCAAGGGTCGTCTGCGGCTCGGTCCAGCGCAGTCGCCGCAGGTTCCCCACCTCTACCGGCAGCTTCAGTTTCTTCGCCAACACCTGCGCTATCAGCTGGGACTGGTTGTAACCCCGCTGCCTCAACCTCTTTTTGTGCAGCGGCACGGGGACGATCAGGTCCGGCGCCGCCTCGGCGCAGAAATCCGTCAAAGCCGATGCGGCGAGAAGCCCTAAAGGAAGCGCCAGCTGCACGCGACCGCCGTACTTGAACCGGTGGATCAGCTGCTGTACCGCCCCTTCAAGAATGAGCGCGGAGCGGCAGGTGTGGAAAGGGGGATGGAGCAGGCAGGCGCCGCAGGTGTGGTTTGAGCCCTTATCGGTGGCGAAGGGAGCGCCGCATATGGTGCAGAGCGGGGTTGTCAGGAAAGTGACTTTGTCGAGGCAGTCGGCGCAGATGAAGAGTTCGCCGGCCTCGGGGATGAACGCCCGGCAGACGTGGCAAAGTGGAGGAAAAAAGAGATCCAGCAGCGGGCGAAAGAACATGCTTCCTCCCTTAAGGCTGAGAAAAGACAGGAGAAACAAAACCGTTGGCCACTGAGAAAATCTGAGAACTTCTGTGAAACCTGCAGGTTTTGATTCTCTCCCTGGCTTCTCTCAGATGTCCTCAGATTTTCTCCTTGCTAATGGTTTAGGTTTTACAGCCCCATGTCCTCGTTCACCACGAGCACCCGGATGTCGGTGTTGCGCGGCTTCTTCTCGATGATGGTGGTCACCCGGCAGATCCGCTGCGGCGAGTTGCAGTCGGAGCAGAAACCGGTGCTGGCACAGGGGGTGGAAAGGTTCAGGCGCTTGGCGTTGGGCGGGGCGGCAAAGGTCTTGATCCTTTGCATCGCTTCTTCCACGCCGCCGTCCACCAGCTTGTTCCGCCCTACGACCACGATCACCTTCTGCGGCCCGTAGAACATGGCGGCGGCCCTGTTGCCGTTGCCGTCGACGTTCACCAGTATCCCGGAGAGGGTCACGGCGTTGCTACCGGTGAGAAAGAGGTCGCAGGTCAGCTGCTTCTTGGTGATCGCCAGCCTTTCCTCCGGTGCAAGGTCGGGGGCGCCGTGGTTCAGGATTTCCTTCCCCATTCCCTTCAGCTTGTCCGCCAACTTCAGGTCGGCTACCGACAGCGATCCGCCGAACCCGACGCTCTGCGCAGCTTGCGCCTCGTTAAGGATGTAGTGGAACACTTCCTGGCTATCATGGCAGTAAAGGGCTTCGAAACCGTTCTTCTTCAGGTTTTCCACCGCCTTGTTGCATTTATGGCCGTAGCTCCAATCGTTCAATTCTTCGGTGTTGCTCATTCTCTACCTCCGTTTATCTCGTCTTTCTTAAATACGCCAACACCCAGCGTCACAAGTCCCCCCTCCCCTCGCGGGTGGGGTTAGGGGGTGGGGGCAGGTGCCGACCTTCACGATACTGGCAAGTTCACCCACCCCCCTGCCCCCTCCCGTCCAGGGAGGGGGAGAGCTGGGAAGGGCTTGATTTGATTGGTGAAAGTCCGCTACCGCTTCGCCACAATCTGCTGCTCGTAGGGCCAGACCTCGCCTACGTAGCCGATCAGCTGCTCCATGCGCGCCTTGAAGCCGAGACGCCACTCGTCCTGCTCGGGGAAGTGTCGCTTCTCGCGAACGCTGTCGCAAAGCTCCTTCCCCAGGGTACGTGCCTTCTGGAACAGGGCGTCCTGATCCGGAAACACTCGGTGCCCCGCGCCGGGGGAACCGATGCTCCCTACACTCTGCGCCCCCATGGCGTTGACGATCTTCTGCATGTACTCCAGCACGTCCTCGTCACCGCCCCCGCCGGAGGTCTCCACCAGCGCCGCGTACTTTCCTTCCAGAGCGGTCAGGTGGATGAGCCCGTTGCAGCGATCCAGAAACGCCTTCAACTGCGCGGTGATGCTGAGGAGATAATTCGGGGTGGCCAGAATGAAGGCGTCGGCGGCGACTAGCTTCTGCTTGATCTCCTCGAACTCGTCCTTCACCGGACAGGTGCCGACCTTGTGGCAGACGTCGCAGGCGACACAGGGTTTGACCGGCGTCTGGGCCAGCGTCACGATCTCTATGTCCGCGCCCGCCTGGACGGCTCCCGCCATTACCTCTTCCAAAAGACGCCCCGTAGTGCCGTTCATGCCCCTGGGGCTACCGTTGATTGCCAGGATCTTCATGCGTTTTCTCCGTTTTTGTCTTTAATCTACCAGCAGGCTCTTGCCGCCCATCTCCGAGGGCTGCTGGAGACCGAGCAATTCCAGCATGGTCGGAGCCAGGTCCGCCAACACCCCTTTCCTGAGCTTTGCCCCCTTGCGGGAATCGTCCACCAGAACCACCGGAGCCATCTCGCAGGTGTGCGCCGTGTGCGGCCCGCCCTGTTCGTCCTTCATCATCTCGGCGTTGCCGTGGTCGGCGGTGATAAGGGCGATGCCACCCTTTTCCCGCACCTTCGCCACCAACTTCCCGACGCATTCGTCGACCGCCTCGACCGCCTTCACCGCCGCGGGGAGGATACCGGTATGCCCTACCATGTCGGCGTTGGCGAAGTTGAGAATGACCACGTCGTACTTGTCCTCGTCGAGCCGCTTCAGGAGTTCCTCGGTCACGAGGTAGGCGCTCATCTCGGGCTTCTGGTCGTAGGTGGCGACTTCCTTCGGCGAAGGGATCAGGGCGCGGTCCTCGCCGGGAAAGGGGTTCTCCCTGCCGCCGTTGAAGAAGAAGGTGACGTGCGCGTACTTCTCGGTCTCGGCGATCCTCAACTGGGTGAGCCCGGCGTTGCTGATCACCTCGGGGAAGATATTGACCAGTTCCTCGTTTCCGAAGGCGACCGGAAGACCAAAGGTCTCGTCGTAGCTGGTCATGCAGACGTAGGAGGCGAGCTTAGGCCATTCCTCCCTTTTGAACCCGTCGAAGCCGGGGTCGGTGAAGGCGCGGGTGATCTCGCGGGCGCGGTCGGAGCGGAAGTTGAAGAAGATGAAGCCGTCCCCGTCGCCGAGCCTCCCCACCGGTGCGCCCCCTTGCATGATGACGCTGGGAAGCACAAACTCGTCGTTGACCCCGCCTTGGTAGCTTTGCTCTATGGCCGCGGCGGCGGACGGGTACGGTTTCCCCACCCCCGACACGATGGCGCGATAGGCCTGCTCCACCCGATCCCAGCGGTTGTCGCGGTCCATGGCGTAGTAGCGCCCGATCACCGTGGCGATCTTGCCGAAGGAAAAGCGCGCCATCTCCGCCTCAAGCCGCTTAAGGTAATCGATGCCGCTCTGAGGAGGGGTGTCGCGGCCGTCCAAAAGGCAGTGGACGAAGACCTCGCGCACGCCGTTTCGCTTCGCCATGTCGATCAGCGCGTAGAGGTGGGTGTCGTGGGAGTGCACGCCGCCGTCTGAAAGAAGCCCCGCCAGGTGCAGCCTGCCGCTTCCCTGCACCGCCTTCTTCATGCAGTCCAGAAGGACCGGGTTATGGAAAAAGTCACCGTCGTCGATGGACTTGCTGATCCGGGTCAGGTCCTGGTACACCACGCGCCCCGCGCCGATGTTGGTGTGCCCCACC
Proteins encoded in this region:
- a CDS encoding helicase C-terminal domain-containing protein codes for the protein MQKSFSDQAIQQLRSAIDEANGNEVFFLGRTDEARIVVEVEPLARGNRDAVPAIMIACSFGDVVIHNHPSGNLTPSQPDIEIASLLGNQGVGFYIVNNQADRCNQVVAPFSRKVVESLSYPEIERFYAPDGVLSQALPGYEHRPEQTRMALNLSEAFNDEKVAVVEAGTGTGKSLAYLLPAALWSVRNKERVVVSTNTINLQEQLIQKDIPFLQQHAQIKFRAVLVKGRGNYLCLRKLHVNAADASLFKDETARELDAIVSWSKKTDDGCRSDLAFIPKDEVWEELCCESDQCGRVRCPDYARCFFYKARREAAGADLLVVNHALLLADLSVRQETGYDATAILPPFHRLIFDEGHHLEDVATNFLSSQVSRLGLVKLLGKLQHPKKAHRGILPQLSSLLSSAVPDDQDDIYLEIAEVLEDRLIPRRVSVLDAVTRGMDVIGESLFQKLKKEAGEQKLRVTPALYGTPLWQEVTEQVEIMCQALSEYALAMQTFLKQCEKLSDKVLEKLAGPLTDLRGVKGRVECAVDALRFFTAREEEHCRWFELRKGPLVKLCCSPLEVAESIKKAILDRFKTVVLTSATLAVGEKFDFLKRRTGIELLPKERVSTLLLPSPFDYARQALVGAPSDMPEPTSPLFEGRLCELLLKALKISQGRAFVLFTSYDLLIRVFNRLAKPLKAAGLTPMRQGETNRHMLLSNYRSAVNPVLFGTDSFWEGVDVQGRGLELVVITRLPFRVPTEPILEARSEHIAALGGDPFMSYTVPQAVIKFKQGFGRLIRSKEDRGAVLILDSRVLTKNYGKIFLTALHGVEVVRGEEAMLCEKLKGFFGKP
- a CDS encoding lactate utilization protein, with amino-acid sequence MSNTEELNDWSYGHKCNKAVENLKKNGFEALYCHDSQEVFHYILNEAQAAQSVGFGGSLSVADLKLADKLKGMGKEILNHGAPDLAPEERLAITKKQLTCDLFLTGSNAVTLSGILVNVDGNGNRAAAMFYGPQKVIVVVGRNKLVDGGVEEAMQRIKTFAAPPNAKRLNLSTPCASTGFCSDCNSPQRICRVTTIIEKKPRNTDIRVLVVNEDMGL
- a CDS encoding ComF family protein, coding for MFFRPLLDLFFPPLCHVCRAFIPEAGELFICADCLDKVTFLTTPLCTICGAPFATDKGSNHTCGACLLHPPFHTCRSALILEGAVQQLIHRFKYGGRVQLALPLGLLAASALTDFCAEAAPDLIVPVPLHKKRLRQRGYNQSQLIAQVLAKKLKLPVEVGNLRRLRWTEPQTTLDATKRVVNVKGAFVVREARRLEGKRVLLVDDVLTTGSTMRACVDALLRAEVSAVAAVTVARGVQP
- the flhF gene encoding flagellar biosynthesis protein FlhF, with translation MLVKTFQAGEMSEALRMVKAEMGLDAMILSSKKERKKGFLGFFSKPYYEVTAALEPRQPQPRHNPYREEAPPAPPERELSTREEFQNSMLGPLAREVRELKQRLEALSKKEAAAPREPLQPMQPATEQGAEAPAPRTFAKEELEEIKKLLYSAVSGKEKEPRLVSFPLAGGGAASETTQTKSMAAQLQQQLEVLSVPSLPPVKETTLVEEVREAKQSVRASQGELLLDALAAELQGEDVGPEAIELLMEAIRPAARGGAGIGELRNLMAEALAGMIKCSGSLRIKKTGPRIVAVVGPTGVGKTTTIAKIAALYALNRRVSVAMVTMDNFRVGAVEQLKTYAKIMDLPLEVAGNSQELGKALARHSDKDLIMIDTAGRSPKDTERLDELKGYLEAHNGIDVYLCLSATTRTREIDEIIATFGTLPITKLLFTKLDESRSLGCIVDTYLKHKVPLSYFSTGQKVPEDIEVASSRKLASLVVQESTR
- the flhA gene encoding flagellar biosynthesis protein FlhA; the encoded protein is MANGATDALALPGPKKNSDIYMAVALIGILSLMIIPVPAFMLDVFLAANITIALVILLVCLYTIQPLDFSVFPSILLVTTLFRLALNIASTRLILLHGSEGVEAAGGVIKAFGQFVVGGNYVVGAVIFLILVIINFVVITKGAGRVAEVAARFTLDAMPGKQMAIDADLSNGLLTDKEAKERRKKIAREADFYGSMDGASKFVRGDAVAGIMIVLVNIIGGFIIGVWQKGMALDQALTNYTLLTIGEGLVAQVPALIISTAAGVIVTRSADENNFGHEIAGQLLNYPKAFQVASGVLFVFALIPGLPHFAFFLLSGVAYLVSKMAVEKKAEIEDVVETQAGAEDLDQISSIRPLDMLELEVGYGLVPMVDASQQGELLDRIRSIRKQVADRMGFIVPPIHIHDNLQLKPYEYNLLINGAKVGGGELAGQYLAMDSGGATGQLEGIKTTEPVFGLPAVWIKGKERERAQVSGYTVVDNTTILATHISETIKKHAHELVGRQELQQLLDSIAATLPKVVEELVPSLLSLGTVLRVVKNLLKENVSIRDLRSILETLADFGGVTKDPDMLTEFVRQSLGRYIVEQYKREDDTLCVLTMDREVEETIADAVQLSEQGSYLAIEPGVAQRILAAIRRNAEQFDATGVLPVLMASPSIRRHVKKLTERYMPNLAVISHNEIPPNIKIQSLGVVVLNAS
- a CDS encoding flavodoxin family protein, coding for MKILAINGSPRGMNGTTGRLLEEVMAGAVQAGADIEIVTLAQTPVKPCVACDVCHKVGTCPVKDEFEEIKQKLVAADAFILATPNYLLSITAQLKAFLDRCNGLIHLTALEGKYAALVETSGGGGDEDVLEYMQKIVNAMGAQSVGSIGSPGAGHRVFPDQDALFQKARTLGKELCDSVREKRHFPEQDEWRLGFKARMEQLIGYVGEVWPYEQQIVAKR
- a CDS encoding FRG domain-containing protein codes for the protein MEISGEIRSFEEFRRLIKKTNPGSWNFFRGESRDFYSLIPKIGRLTKEPPARGGKTDRRMPADIYGEYEALQEFKKSGRHMVEVQPATEWEWLALAQHHGLPTRLLDWSVNPLIALYFAVADPYADLDLKKDQLSHPEYCGGAAFYIAHTMYGLSEIDEKTSPFEAGTCFFSAPVIASRIKAQSGVFSVLKDPWKSLELQLSEKEHIRKYRIPFQNRTFLAQELKLLGMNHAFVFADLDGLARYIQEKVSDKTDPQHSLAARHV
- a CDS encoding TIGR01212 family radical SAM protein (This family includes YhcC from E. coli K-12, an uncharacterized radical SAM protein.) encodes the protein MSRYNAFSDELKRVFGCKVQRLSVDAGFTCPNRDGKVGTQGCIFCGGKGSGSYGILQEAGVAQQLEHAKEVMVRKYKAARFIAYFQSYSNTYAPVERLKALYDEALSVPDVVGLIVGTRPDCLPEATLDLLASYARRTYFWLELGLQSHLDRTLAAIGRGHDRASFESALKGCRERGIRVCAHVILGLPGESREEMLSCAEYLNRQGVDGVKVHLLHVMRGTRLAEQYEGGEVTILDRDSYVGLVCDFLERLDPRIVVQRLTGDGNRRDLIAPLWSLAKFEVLNCIDNELKRRGTRQGGRLSENLPPLFSPSLDGRGQGGG